The Xanthomonas fragariae genome has a segment encoding these proteins:
- a CDS encoding DUF2242 domain-containing protein, which yields MSCSSLIARGALLAALATLAGCGGSKGDTMLMRESFNSDDTYSRSVVASSPQACEAARRVLLSQGYAVTRADAAAVEGSKNFQLNEADQSEQLNLRISCATQDGGKAQVFVSALQDRYALKKSSTSASVGVGVLGSLSLPVGSTGDSLVRVSSTTVQDAAFYKRFFERLNSYLPKVTEAAPAAASAAPVAAPATSTAHPAASAPVAASASAPAAAAPTTPALPVAGSNAVAQPPVAPLPVEAQDPPPAPVNVPQSEPATQP from the coding sequence ATGTCTTGTTCTTCCCTGATCGCGCGCGGTGCGCTGCTCGCCGCGCTGGCAACCTTGGCCGGCTGCGGTGGCAGCAAGGGCGACACGATGCTGATGCGCGAGTCGTTCAATTCCGATGACACCTATTCGCGCAGCGTGGTGGCCAGTTCGCCGCAAGCCTGCGAGGCCGCACGCCGGGTGTTGTTGAGCCAAGGCTATGCGGTAACGCGCGCGGATGCCGCTGCCGTTGAGGGCAGCAAGAACTTTCAGCTCAACGAGGCCGACCAGAGCGAGCAGCTCAATCTGCGCATTTCCTGCGCCACGCAAGATGGCGGCAAGGCGCAGGTGTTCGTCAGTGCGCTGCAGGATCGCTACGCATTGAAGAAGAGCTCGACTTCGGCCAGCGTGGGCGTTGGCGTGCTCGGCTCGTTGTCGTTGCCGGTAGGCAGCACCGGCGATTCGCTGGTGCGCGTGTCCAGTACCACGGTGCAGGACGCGGCCTTCTACAAGCGCTTCTTCGAACGCCTGAATTCGTATCTGCCCAAGGTGACCGAAGCGGCACCCGCTGCGGCGAGTGCGGCGCCTGTGGCTGCGCCGGCTACAAGCACAGCACATCCGGCAGCAAGCGCGCCGGTCGCTGCATCGGCGTCCGCGCCGGCGGCCGCAGCGCCCACCACGCCAGCGTTACCTGTCGCGGGATCGAATGCCGTGGCGCAACCTCCGGTCGCACCGTTGCCGGTCGAAGCGCAGGACCCGCCGCCAGCACCGGTCAACGTGCCCCAGAGCGAGCCCGCCACGCAGCCATGA
- a CDS encoding glycine zipper 2TM domain-containing protein, with protein sequence MKMRNSLVVMSLVGLMATSSFTQAQSRSHQQRYTEVDEGRKFSDGTRVRCRNVEVQKNSTDPNRIGGTLAGAAIGGLLGNQVGGGNGKKLATVAGAVAGGAAGRTIQGNRQQANGNRQVERVCERR encoded by the coding sequence ATGAAGATGCGCAATTCCTTGGTGGTGATGTCCCTGGTCGGCCTGATGGCGACAAGCAGCTTTACGCAGGCGCAGAGCCGTTCGCATCAGCAGCGTTATACGGAAGTAGACGAAGGCCGCAAGTTCTCCGACGGCACCCGCGTGCGCTGCAGGAACGTCGAAGTGCAGAAGAATTCGACCGACCCGAATCGCATCGGCGGCACTCTTGCTGGCGCTGCCATCGGCGGTCTGCTCGGCAATCAGGTCGGTGGTGGCAATGGCAAGAAACTTGCGACCGTCGCCGGTGCAGTCGCTGGTGGCGCGGCAGGCCGCACCATTCAGGGCAACCGCCAGCAAGCCAACGGGAATCGTCAGGTCGAGCGCGTCTGCGAACGTCGCTGA